In Myxococcales bacterium, the following are encoded in one genomic region:
- a CDS encoding PAS domain S-box protein — MLIASKEVYRHLHLFHEFKDTIVVTDSQFFIIYWNPAAIRLFGIEETMALGKPLQEVLITKGSAKVFEKAQEDFQRTNVWRGEIRSVNQLGREIWLDWLLQPLRLPEVDFFGTISIIKDISEYKSTENKLRESEEKYHALVDAASDCLCVVEAGRVRFANPRLVELLDYSLEEIIGREMERFFTADEWDRVKEYYRRYSGGERNMAIVESKVKRRDGTQVEVDFHASRIPFEGRPAVLVIIRDISDRKRTEEMIRSSEERYRLLVELITEGVGIVDLEDNFLFVNPAAERIFDSRLTGRNFFEFVDQENAEILRAQTRRRVAGHSDVYHLRIVRPNGSRAYIIVSARPLTDLNGNTSAILAVFLDVTDRKLFEDTSSRSEELFRLAFHTSPDSMNINRLVDGLYVDVNQGFTDLTGYTREDVIGRSSIEINIWADSADREKLIQRLRQDGFVRDFEANFRLKDGRIAPGLMSARLLDIRGEPHILSIVHDISDRKNAEMELARKTTHLQTLLQAIPDIVYFKDQQGRNMLVNRAFERMVGRTTEELIGKTDAELFPPDLAEYCRRSDEAVFREKRPLRFEEENPLPEGGIQYFESIKSPILDDSGEPIGMVGVSRDITDRKKAEHALAESEKTLRAIFSSSPIGIGVVRNRILDWYNDAMAAMLGRDKQELIGQSARVLYPSDEEYARVGEIAYHLDNPLGYCETETKWVRKDGVLFDAWIRLASIGKPAEKAVIATVIDISDNKRSEQEKRKLEEQLRQSQKMEAIGRLAGGVAHDFNNLLTAIQGYAEILSLALPPADPLFQDAQEIKYAADRAAALTQQLLAFSRKQLIAPKIIDLNDVLSRAQRMLGRIIGEDIQLQFNPAPDLWAVMADPHQIDQILVNLSVNARDAMPTGGILSIKTANCRLDEFFCADHPEIVPGDYVLLSISDTGIGMDSTLLKNIFEPFFTTKDKDKGTGLGLAMVYGIVQQNRGVIGVYSEPGIGTTFNIYLPRAAERASDRLEEHSPALATGRETILVVEDEDTVRRLAEKILRKLGYRVLAAATLSEAQEHCLAMARKIDLLLTDVIMPALNGKELYNRLREIIPELKVVYMSGYTEDIIAHQGALREGTHFIQKPFSIETLSLKIRQALEN; from the coding sequence GTGTTGATCGCATCCAAGGAAGTCTACCGCCATCTTCATCTTTTTCATGAATTTAAAGACACAATCGTTGTGACGGATAGTCAGTTCTTCATTATCTATTGGAATCCAGCGGCGATCCGGCTCTTCGGCATCGAAGAAACCATGGCTTTAGGGAAGCCGCTGCAGGAGGTGCTTATTACCAAGGGTTCGGCAAAGGTCTTCGAGAAAGCACAGGAGGATTTTCAGCGGACAAACGTCTGGCGTGGTGAAATCCGTTCAGTGAATCAACTGGGCAGAGAAATCTGGCTGGATTGGCTACTGCAACCGCTCCGACTTCCGGAAGTCGATTTCTTCGGGACGATTTCAATCATTAAAGACATCAGCGAATACAAGAGCACCGAAAACAAACTCCGGGAGTCCGAGGAAAAATATCACGCCCTGGTGGATGCCGCCAGCGATTGCCTTTGCGTAGTCGAGGCGGGCCGGGTTCGTTTTGCCAATCCGCGTCTGGTGGAGTTGTTGGACTATTCGCTGGAGGAAATCATCGGCCGGGAAATGGAGCGGTTTTTCACCGCGGACGAATGGGATCGCGTGAAGGAATATTATCGTCGGTATTCCGGCGGCGAGCGGAATATGGCGATTGTGGAAAGCAAGGTGAAGCGCCGGGACGGCACCCAAGTTGAAGTCGATTTTCACGCCAGTCGCATTCCATTCGAGGGCCGTCCAGCCGTTCTGGTCATCATCCGCGACATCTCCGACCGGAAGCGCACGGAGGAAATGATTCGTTCCAGCGAGGAGCGTTATCGATTGTTGGTGGAATTAATCACCGAAGGGGTAGGGATCGTCGATCTGGAGGACAATTTCCTTTTCGTCAATCCGGCCGCGGAACGGATTTTCGACAGCCGATTGACCGGCCGTAACTTTTTCGAATTCGTGGACCAGGAAAACGCGGAGATTCTGCGCGCTCAAACCCGCCGGCGGGTGGCGGGGCATTCGGACGTCTACCATTTGAGAATTGTTCGGCCGAACGGTTCGCGGGCCTATATCATCGTGTCCGCGCGGCCATTGACCGATTTGAATGGGAATACGTCCGCAATTCTGGCCGTCTTCCTGGATGTTACCGATCGCAAACTTTTCGAGGACACTTCCTCGCGCAGCGAGGAACTGTTTCGCCTGGCGTTTCATACCAGCCCCGATTCGATGAATATCAACCGTCTGGTCGATGGTCTCTATGTGGACGTCAATCAAGGCTTTACCGATCTGACCGGCTATACGCGCGAAGATGTGATCGGTCGATCCTCGATCGAAATCAACATCTGGGCGGACTCGGCGGATCGCGAGAAACTGATCCAACGGCTGCGGCAGGATGGCTTCGTACGTGATTTCGAGGCTAACTTCCGGCTGAAAGACGGCCGGATCGCGCCCGGATTGATGTCCGCCCGATTGCTCGATATCCGGGGTGAGCCGCATATTTTGTCAATCGTGCACGATATTTCCGACCGAAAAAATGCGGAAATGGAGCTGGCCAGAAAGACCACCCATTTGCAGACCCTATTGCAGGCGATCCCGGACATCGTCTATTTCAAGGACCAGCAAGGCCGCAACATGCTGGTCAACCGGGCATTCGAGCGGATGGTCGGTCGCACTACCGAGGAGTTGATCGGTAAAACCGACGCGGAATTGTTTCCTCCCGATCTGGCGGAATACTGCCGGCGTAGCGACGAAGCCGTTTTTCGCGAAAAGCGGCCATTGCGGTTCGAAGAGGAAAATCCTTTGCCGGAAGGCGGCATACAATATTTTGAATCCATCAAGTCGCCGATTCTGGATGATTCGGGCGAGCCGATCGGCATGGTCGGCGTCAGCCGCGATATCACCGATCGTAAAAAGGCCGAACACGCCTTGGCGGAGTCGGAAAAAACGTTGCGGGCGATCTTTTCCTCCTCGCCGATCGGGATTGGCGTGGTGCGGAATCGCATCCTGGACTGGTACAACGACGCGATGGCCGCGATGCTCGGGCGCGACAAACAGGAACTGATCGGCCAAAGCGCCAGGGTTCTTTACCCGAGCGATGAAGAATACGCACGCGTCGGCGAAATCGCTTACCATTTGGACAATCCGCTTGGATACTGCGAGACGGAGACCAAATGGGTCCGCAAGGACGGCGTGTTGTTTGATGCCTGGATTCGCCTGGCGTCCATCGGTAAGCCGGCGGAAAAAGCGGTGATCGCCACGGTCATCGACATCAGCGACAATAAGCGATCCGAACAGGAGAAACGGAAGCTCGAGGAGCAATTGCGGCAATCGCAAAAGATGGAAGCAATCGGCCGTCTGGCCGGTGGGGTGGCGCACGATTTCAACAATTTGCTGACGGCGATTCAGGGTTATGCCGAAATATTGTCGCTGGCCTTGCCGCCCGCCGATCCGCTCTTTCAGGATGCGCAGGAAATCAAATACGCCGCCGATCGAGCCGCCGCGTTGACCCAGCAGTTGCTGGCCTTCAGCCGAAAACAATTGATCGCCCCGAAAATCATCGACCTCAATGACGTCCTGAGCCGGGCGCAACGGATGCTCGGGCGGATCATCGGCGAGGATATCCAGTTGCAGTTCAACCCCGCGCCCGACCTGTGGGCGGTCATGGCCGATCCGCATCAAATCGACCAGATTCTGGTCAACCTGTCGGTGAACGCGCGCGACGCCATGCCGACCGGGGGCATCCTGTCGATCAAGACCGCGAACTGCCGGTTGGACGAGTTTTTCTGCGCCGATCATCCGGAGATCGTTCCGGGCGATTATGTGCTGTTGTCCATCAGCGACACGGGGATCGGCATGGATTCCACCTTGTTGAAAAACATCTTCGAGCCGTTTTTCACCACGAAGGACAAGGACAAAGGCACCGGCTTGGGGCTGGCGATGGTCTATGGCATCGTGCAGCAGAACCGGGGGGTGATCGGCGTATATTCCGAACCCGGGATCGGCACGACGTTCAATATTTATTTGCCGCGGGCGGCCGAACGTGCATCAGACCGCTTGGAAGAGCATTCGCCGGCGCTGGCGACCGGCCGGGAAACCATCCTGGTGGTCGAGGACGAGGACACCGTCCGGCGGTTGGCGGAAAAGATCCTGCGCAAATTGGGTTACCGGGTACTGGCTGCGGCAACCCTCTCGGAAGCGCAAGAGCATTGTCTCGCCATGGCGCGGAAAATCGACTTGCTGCTCACCGACGTGATCATGCCGGCCCTAAACGGAAAGGAATTGTACAATCGCTTGCGGGAGATCATTCCGGAATTGAAAGTGGTTTATATGTCGGGATACACCGAGGACATCATCGCACACCAAGGGGCGCTCAGAGAGGGTACGCACTTTATTCAGAAGCCGTTTTCGATCGAGACCCTGTCGTTAAAAATTCGCCAGGCCTTGGAGAATTAA
- a CDS encoding GNAT family N-acetyltransferase, with translation MKIRPILKQDREPLAALLRRTDNFTSEEAAVALELIDDSIERPDSSGYRCLVALDENGPDGSDYLGYVCYGSTPMTTHTYDLYWIVVDSTHRGKHIGRQLLAAMEGDLQLIGGRIIRVETSSQESYQGTMKFYEKEGFVVAGRIPNFYKDGDDLLIYIKALS, from the coding sequence ATGAAAATCCGACCCATTCTTAAACAAGACCGCGAGCCGTTGGCCGCCCTGTTGCGCCGCACCGACAATTTCACGTCTGAAGAAGCGGCGGTTGCGCTGGAATTGATCGACGATTCCATCGAACGGCCGGATTCCAGCGGTTATCGCTGCCTGGTGGCGCTGGACGAAAACGGTCCGGACGGCTCGGACTACCTGGGATATGTCTGTTACGGCTCGACGCCGATGACGACGCATACCTACGATTTGTACTGGATCGTCGTGGACTCGACCCATCGCGGCAAGCATATCGGGCGCCAATTGCTGGCCGCCATGGAGGGAGACTTGCAACTGATCGGCGGCCGGATCATCCGCGTCGAAACGTCCTCGCAGGAATCCTATCAAGGCACGATGAAATTCTATGAGAAAGAAGGTTTTGTGGTCGCCGGGCGGATTCCGAATTTTTATAAGGACGGAGACGACCTGCTGATTTATATCAAGGCGTTATCATGA